From Mycolicibacterium cosmeticum, a single genomic window includes:
- the proC gene encoding pyrroline-5-carboxylate reductase has protein sequence MSRIAIIGGGSIGEALLSGLLRAGRQVKDLVVAEKFAERAQYLSDTYSVLVTSVADAAENATYVIVAVKPGDVESALAEIAEAVGKADDNSAEQVVVSVAAGVSTSFYESKLPAGAPVIRVMPNAPMVVGGGVSALSRGRFATEEQLKEVSAIFDTVGGVLTVPEAQLDAVTALSGSGPAYFFLMVEAMVDAGVDAGLPRAVATDLVAQTMAGSAAMLLDRLDSAPDAALDTTAAQLRAIVTSPGGTTAAGLRELERGGLRAAVANAVTAAKTRSEQLGITSE, from the coding sequence GTGTCAAGGATTGCAATCATCGGCGGGGGCAGCATCGGTGAAGCGCTGCTCTCGGGACTGTTACGAGCCGGCCGCCAGGTCAAGGACCTGGTCGTCGCGGAGAAGTTCGCCGAGCGCGCCCAGTACCTGTCCGACACCTACTCGGTGCTGGTCACCTCGGTCGCGGATGCGGCCGAGAACGCCACCTACGTGATCGTCGCGGTGAAGCCCGGCGACGTGGAGTCGGCGCTGGCCGAGATCGCCGAGGCCGTCGGCAAGGCCGACGACAACAGCGCCGAGCAGGTCGTGGTCAGCGTGGCGGCCGGCGTCAGCACGTCGTTCTACGAGTCCAAGCTGCCCGCAGGCGCCCCGGTGATCCGGGTGATGCCCAACGCCCCGATGGTGGTCGGCGGGGGCGTCAGCGCGCTGTCCAGAGGCCGCTTCGCCACCGAGGAGCAACTCAAGGAGGTGTCGGCCATCTTCGACACCGTGGGCGGGGTGCTCACCGTGCCGGAGGCGCAGCTCGACGCCGTGACGGCGCTGTCGGGATCCGGCCCGGCGTACTTCTTCCTGATGGTCGAGGCCATGGTCGACGCCGGGGTCGACGCGGGTTTGCCACGTGCGGTGGCCACCGATCTGGTGGCGCAGACGATGGCGGGTTCGGCCGCGATGCTGCTGGACCGCCTCGACAGCGCACCAGATGCCGCATTGGACACCACAGCGGCGCAGTTGCGAGCTATCGTGACCTCACCGGGTGGTACCACCGCCGCTGGGCTGCGTGAACTGGAACGCGGGGGCCTGCGGGCCGCGGTCGCCAACGCGGTGACAGCTGCGAAAACCCGCTCTGAGCAGCTCGGAATTACATCAGAGTAA
- a CDS encoding lysophospholipid acyltransferase family protein, producing the protein MAGESKAKVIPLHSNSGRSAAAQRRAAQRADSVRRHPSLLTDPGTRASAEQIAAVVREIDQHRGAGAGDEQDTPNELCKAITAIADFAVKRMTGDYTVDEFGFDPHLTNAVVMPMLRVLFTSWFRVEVSGIENLPREGAALIVANHAGVLPFDGLMASVAVHDHHPLHRDLRLLAADLVFDLPVVGQAARKAGHTVACTSDAHRLLAAGELTAVFPEGFKGLGKPFKDRYKLQRFGRGGFVSAALRAQVPIVPCSIVGSEEIYPKIGDIKLLARLFGLPYFPVTPLFPLAGPLGVVPLPSKWHIQFGEPIPTADYDESAAEDPMVTFELTDHVRETIQHTLYQLLAARRNTFLG; encoded by the coding sequence GTGGCGGGTGAATCAAAAGCCAAAGTGATTCCGCTGCACTCGAATTCGGGCCGGTCCGCGGCCGCGCAGCGCCGGGCCGCGCAGCGTGCGGACAGCGTGCGCCGACATCCGTCCCTGCTCACCGATCCGGGTACCCGCGCCTCCGCCGAGCAGATCGCCGCGGTGGTGCGCGAGATCGACCAGCACCGCGGCGCCGGCGCGGGAGATGAGCAGGACACCCCCAACGAGCTGTGCAAGGCCATCACCGCCATCGCCGATTTCGCCGTGAAGCGGATGACCGGTGACTACACGGTCGACGAGTTCGGCTTCGACCCGCACCTGACCAATGCGGTGGTAATGCCAATGCTGCGAGTGCTTTTCACGTCGTGGTTCCGGGTTGAGGTCAGCGGGATCGAAAACCTCCCGCGCGAGGGCGCCGCGCTGATCGTGGCCAACCACGCCGGTGTGCTGCCCTTCGACGGGCTGATGGCCTCGGTCGCCGTGCACGATCACCATCCGCTGCACCGGGACCTGCGGCTGCTGGCCGCCGACCTGGTGTTCGACCTCCCGGTGGTCGGTCAGGCCGCGCGCAAGGCCGGCCACACCGTCGCCTGCACCTCCGACGCGCACCGGCTGCTGGCCGCCGGTGAACTCACGGCGGTGTTCCCCGAGGGTTTCAAGGGCCTCGGCAAGCCCTTCAAGGACCGCTACAAACTGCAGCGCTTCGGTCGCGGCGGGTTCGTCTCGGCGGCGCTGCGGGCCCAGGTGCCCATCGTGCCGTGCTCCATCGTCGGCTCCGAGGAGATCTACCCCAAGATCGGCGACATCAAGTTGCTGGCCCGGCTGTTCGGGCTGCCCTACTTCCCGGTCACGCCACTGTTCCCGCTGGCCGGGCCGCTCGGTGTGGTGCCGCTGCCGTCGAAATGGCATATCCAGTTCGGTGAGCCCATCCCCACCGCGGACTACGACGAGTCGGCGGCCGAGGACCCGATGGTCACGTTCGAGCTGACCGACCACGTGCGCGAGACCATCCAGCACACCCTGTACCAGCTGCTGGCGGCCCGGCGGAACACCTTCCTGGGCTAG
- the hemC gene encoding hydroxymethylbilane synthase, which produces MIRIGTRGSLLATTQAGGVRDALIASGHPAELVIISTEGDRNQGPIAEIGVGVFTAALREAVDDGRVDMAVHSYKDLPTAPDERFVIAAIPRREDPRDALVARDGMVLGELPPGSVIGTSSPRRAAQLRALGLGLEIRPLRGNLDTRLNRVSSGDLDGIVVARAGLARIGRLGDVSESLEPVQMLPAPAQGALAVECRARDTDLAAVLAELDDPDTRAAVTAERALLAELEAGCSAPVGAIAEVVESIDEEGRVFEELSLRGCVAALDGSDVIRASGIGSPDRARELGLSVAAELFELGARDVLAIERSDR; this is translated from the coding sequence GTGATCCGAATCGGCACCCGTGGCAGCCTGCTGGCGACCACTCAAGCGGGCGGTGTCCGCGACGCCCTGATCGCCTCGGGGCACCCCGCAGAACTGGTCATCATCAGCACCGAGGGTGACCGCAATCAGGGACCCATCGCCGAGATCGGGGTGGGCGTGTTCACCGCGGCGCTGCGCGAAGCCGTCGACGACGGGCGGGTCGACATGGCGGTGCACTCGTACAAGGATTTGCCGACGGCCCCCGACGAGCGCTTCGTGATCGCCGCGATCCCGCGGCGCGAAGACCCGCGCGACGCTCTGGTGGCCCGCGACGGGATGGTGCTGGGGGAGTTGCCACCGGGCTCGGTCATCGGCACCTCGAGCCCGCGACGGGCCGCACAGCTTAGAGCACTGGGTCTCGGTTTGGAAATCCGCCCCCTACGAGGCAACCTAGACACCAGGTTGAACAGGGTAAGTAGCGGTGATCTCGACGGCATCGTCGTCGCCCGGGCGGGTCTCGCCCGCATCGGACGACTCGGTGATGTCTCCGAGTCCCTGGAACCGGTGCAGATGTTGCCGGCACCGGCTCAGGGCGCGCTCGCGGTGGAGTGCCGCGCACGCGACACGGACCTTGCCGCGGTGCTGGCGGAGTTGGACGACCCCGACACCCGCGCAGCGGTCACCGCCGAACGAGCCCTGCTCGCCGAACTGGAGGCGGGGTGTTCCGCGCCGGTGGGTGCGATCGCGGAAGTGGTCGAGTCCATCGACGAGGAGGGCCGGGTCTTCGAGGAGCTGTCGCTGCGCGGTTGCGTGGCGGCGCTGGACGGATCCGACGTGATCCGTGCGTCCGGTATCGGTTCGCCCGATCGGGCCCGGGAGCTGGGGCTCTCGGTGGCCGCGGAGCTGTTCGAGCTGGGTGCACGAGACGTGTTGGCAATTGAGCGGAGTGACAGATGA
- a CDS encoding FAS1-like dehydratase domain-containing protein → MGLADDIIGTHYRYPDYFEVGREKIREFASAVKDEHPAHQDGTVASLTFLAVAGRRVQLDLFENFDVPINLERVLHRDQKLIFHRPIKVGDKLWFDSYLDSVIESHGTVICEVRAEVTDDAGAPVATSIVTMLGEAQIDEANEVSAQIAAARDAAIAKMVASQKS, encoded by the coding sequence ATGGGCCTTGCGGACGACATCATCGGAACCCACTACCGCTACCCCGATTACTTCGAGGTGGGCCGGGAGAAGATCCGGGAGTTCGCGAGCGCCGTCAAGGACGAGCACCCCGCGCACCAGGACGGGACCGTCGCATCGCTGACCTTCCTGGCGGTGGCCGGGCGCCGGGTGCAACTCGATCTCTTCGAGAACTTCGACGTGCCGATCAACCTGGAGCGGGTGCTGCACCGCGACCAGAAGCTGATCTTCCACCGGCCGATCAAGGTCGGCGACAAGCTGTGGTTCGACTCCTACCTGGATTCGGTGATCGAGTCCCACGGCACGGTGATCTGCGAGGTCCGCGCCGAGGTGACCGACGATGCCGGCGCGCCGGTGGCCACCAGCATCGTGACCATGTTGGGTGAGGCCCAGATCGACGAGGCCAACGAGGTCAGCGCGCAGATCGCCGCCGCCCGCGACGCCGCGATCGCGAAGATGGTCGCGAGCCAGAAGTCCTAG
- a CDS encoding SDR family oxidoreductase has protein sequence MDAQGSGDSGDTRGTGGSATGPKVVLVTGACRFLGGYLTARLAQNPAIDHVIAVDAIAPSKDLLRRMGRAEFVRADIRNPFIAKVIRNGNVDTVVHAAAASYAPRAGGRATLKELNVMGAIQLFAACQKAPTVRRVVLKSTSEVYGSSARDPVLFTEDESARRPLGEGFARDSIDIEGYARGLARRRPDIALTILRLANMIGPAMDTALSRYLAGPVVPSVLGHDARLQLLHEQDALGALERATIAGRAGTFNIGASGIIMMSQAIRRSGRVALPVPRQALQLVDSLRRATSYTELDREQLNYLSYGRVMDTARMRNDLGYLPKWTTVEAFDDYVRGRGLTPIIDPKWVRSMESRAVSVAQQWGR, from the coding sequence ATGGATGCGCAGGGATCCGGCGACAGCGGTGACACCAGGGGCACCGGAGGCTCGGCAACGGGCCCCAAGGTCGTCCTGGTCACCGGTGCGTGCCGGTTTCTCGGCGGCTACCTGACGGCGCGCCTTGCCCAGAACCCGGCGATCGATCACGTCATCGCGGTCGACGCCATCGCACCGAGCAAGGATCTGTTGCGCCGGATGGGGCGCGCGGAGTTCGTACGCGCCGACATCCGCAACCCGTTCATCGCCAAGGTCATCCGCAACGGCAACGTCGACACCGTCGTGCATGCCGCCGCGGCGTCCTACGCGCCGCGGGCCGGTGGCCGGGCCACGCTCAAAGAGCTCAACGTCATGGGCGCGATCCAGCTGTTCGCGGCGTGCCAGAAGGCTCCGACCGTGCGACGGGTGGTGCTCAAGTCCACCTCCGAGGTCTACGGGTCCAGTGCCCGCGATCCGGTGCTGTTCACCGAGGACGAGAGTGCCCGCCGCCCACTCGGCGAGGGCTTCGCCAGGGACAGCATCGACATCGAGGGGTATGCGCGCGGCCTGGCCAGGCGCAGGCCCGATATCGCCCTGACGATCCTGCGGCTGGCCAACATGATCGGACCGGCCATGGATACCGCGCTGTCGCGGTATCTCGCGGGTCCGGTGGTGCCCTCGGTGCTCGGACACGACGCCCGGCTGCAACTGCTGCACGAGCAGGACGCGCTCGGCGCGCTGGAGCGCGCCACCATCGCCGGCCGCGCGGGCACCTTCAACATCGGCGCCTCGGGCATCATCATGATGAGTCAGGCGATCCGGCGCTCCGGCCGGGTCGCGCTGCCGGTGCCGCGGCAGGCGCTGCAACTCGTCGACTCGCTGAGGCGCGCAACAAGTTACACTGAACTCGATCGCGAGCAGTTGAACTACTTGAGCTATGGCCGGGTGATGGACACCGCGCGGATGCGAAACGACCTAGGCTACCTGCCCAAGTGGACCACTGTGGAGGCATTCGACGACTACGTGCGTGGTCGGGGTTTGACGCCGATCATCGACCCGAAATGGGTACGCTCAATGGAGAGCCGCGCCGTGTCTGTGGCGCAGCAATGGGGACGGTAG
- a CDS encoding glutamyl-tRNA reductase: MSVLLFGVSHRSAPVSVLEQLSTDESDQAKIIDQVLQSSLVTEAMVLSTCNRVEVYAVVEAFHGGLSVIGQVLSEHSGMGLQDLTKYAYVRYAEAAVEHLFAVTSGLDSLVLGEQQVLGQVRRAYAAAEANHTVGRTLHELSQRALSVGKRVHSETGIDSAGASVVSVSLDMAEKRVGSLAGRTAVVIGAGSMGALAAKHLVRAGVERVEVVNRSLPRARRLAANIAELGVPAHAHALDDISSVLADADIVMSSTGAVRPVVSLADVHHALARRDNGGAGRPLVICDLGMPRDVDLAVAGLPGVHVIDMDRIQREPAAKGAASDAEAARAIVAHEVAQYLAGQRMAEVTPTVTALRQRAADVVEAELLRLDNRLPGLDAAHRDEVARTVRRVVDKLLHAPTVRVKQLAGAPGGDSYAEALRELFELDPQAVDAVSGGELPLIATENDKPE; the protein is encoded by the coding sequence GTGAGCGTCCTGCTATTCGGGGTGTCGCACCGCAGTGCGCCGGTCTCCGTGCTCGAACAGCTGAGCACCGACGAGTCCGATCAGGCCAAGATCATCGACCAGGTGCTGCAGTCCTCGCTGGTCACCGAGGCCATGGTGCTGTCGACCTGCAACCGGGTCGAGGTCTACGCGGTGGTCGAGGCGTTCCACGGCGGCCTGTCGGTGATCGGCCAGGTGCTCTCCGAGCATTCCGGGATGGGCCTGCAGGACCTCACCAAGTACGCCTACGTGCGCTATGCCGAGGCCGCCGTCGAGCACCTGTTCGCCGTGACCAGCGGCCTGGACTCGCTGGTGCTCGGGGAACAGCAGGTGCTGGGCCAGGTGCGCCGGGCCTACGCCGCCGCCGAGGCCAACCACACCGTCGGCCGCACCTTGCACGAACTGTCCCAGCGCGCGCTGTCGGTCGGTAAGCGGGTGCACTCGGAAACCGGGATCGACAGCGCGGGCGCCTCGGTGGTCTCGGTGTCGCTGGACATGGCCGAGAAGCGGGTGGGCTCGCTGGCCGGCCGGACGGCCGTCGTGATCGGCGCCGGCTCGATGGGCGCCCTGGCCGCCAAGCACCTGGTGCGCGCCGGGGTGGAGCGCGTCGAGGTGGTCAACCGGTCGCTGCCCAGGGCCCGCCGGCTGGCCGCGAACATCGCCGAACTCGGGGTGCCTGCGCACGCGCATGCACTCGACGACATCTCCTCGGTGCTGGCCGACGCCGACATCGTGATGAGCAGCACGGGCGCGGTGCGCCCGGTGGTGTCGCTGGCCGATGTGCACCACGCACTGGCGCGGCGTGACAACGGGGGTGCCGGCCGACCGCTGGTGATCTGTGACCTCGGCATGCCCCGCGATGTCGACCTGGCCGTCGCCGGCCTGCCCGGCGTGCACGTCATCGACATGGACCGCATCCAGCGCGAGCCGGCGGCCAAGGGCGCCGCGTCCGACGCCGAAGCGGCCCGCGCCATCGTCGCCCACGAGGTTGCCCAGTACCTGGCCGGCCAGCGGATGGCCGAGGTCACCCCGACCGTGACGGCGCTGCGGCAGCGCGCCGCCGACGTCGTCGAGGCCGAATTGCTGCGGCTGGACAACCGGCTGCCCGGCCTGGACGCGGCGCACCGCGACGAGGTCGCGCGCACCGTCCGCCGCGTCGTCGACAAGCTGCTGCACGCCCCGACGGTGCGGGTCAAACAACTCGCCGGCGCACCCGGCGGGGACAGCTACGCAGAGGCCCTCCGCGAACTGTTCGAGCTCGACCCGCAGGCCGTCGACGCGGTGTCGGGTGGCGAATTGCCGCTGATCGCAACCGAAAACGACAAGCCCGAGTGA
- a CDS encoding HAD family hydrolase, with protein MSESGAADIDGVESDLIAGEASAEAATTPPPPPPPDLTAAAFFDVDNTLVHGSSLVHFARGLAARKYFTYRDILGIIYAQAKFQFTGKENSDDVAAGRRKALAFIEGRSTAELAELGEQIYDEIIADKIWPGTRALAQMHLDAGQQVWLVTATPYELAATIAERLGLTGALGTVAESVDGVFTGRLVGDILHGSGKAHAVRALAIREGLNLRRCTAYSDSFNDVPMLSLVGTAVAINPDAALRDVARERGWEIRDFRTARKAARIGVPSALALGAVGGALAAVASRRR; from the coding sequence GTGTCCGAGTCCGGTGCCGCCGATATCGACGGGGTCGAAAGCGATCTGATCGCTGGCGAGGCCAGTGCGGAAGCGGCCACCACGCCGCCCCCACCGCCGCCGCCGGATCTGACCGCGGCCGCGTTCTTCGACGTCGACAACACCCTGGTGCACGGCTCGTCGCTGGTGCATTTCGCGCGCGGGCTGGCCGCCCGCAAGTACTTCACCTACCGGGACATCCTCGGAATCATCTACGCGCAGGCCAAGTTCCAGTTCACCGGCAAGGAGAACAGCGACGACGTCGCGGCCGGCCGGCGCAAGGCGCTGGCCTTCATCGAGGGCCGCTCCACCGCCGAACTGGCGGAGCTGGGCGAACAGATCTACGACGAGATCATCGCCGACAAGATCTGGCCGGGCACCAGGGCGCTGGCCCAGATGCACCTGGACGCCGGCCAGCAGGTGTGGCTGGTCACCGCCACCCCGTACGAGCTGGCGGCGACCATCGCCGAGCGGCTGGGGCTGACCGGCGCGCTGGGCACCGTCGCCGAATCGGTCGACGGGGTGTTCACCGGCCGGCTGGTGGGCGACATCCTGCACGGCAGCGGCAAGGCGCACGCCGTCCGCGCGCTGGCCATCCGGGAGGGCCTGAACCTGCGTCGCTGCACGGCGTACTCGGACAGTTTCAACGACGTGCCGATGCTGTCGCTGGTGGGCACCGCGGTGGCGATCAACCCCGATGCCGCGCTGCGCGACGTTGCCAGGGAGCGGGGCTGGGAGATCCGCGACTTCCGCACCGCGCGCAAGGCGGCCCGGATCGGGGTGCCATCCGCGCTGGCCCTGGGTGCGGTGGGCGGGGCGCTGGCCGCGGTTGCGTCCCGTCGCCGCTGA
- a CDS encoding cell division/environmental response transcriptional regulator yields the protein MTSMNGPSARDSAGEGQPKAQFLTVAEVASLMRVSKMTVYRLVHNGELPAVRVGRSFRVHAKAVHDLLETSYFSAG from the coding sequence ATGACGTCAATGAACGGGCCATCGGCGCGGGATTCGGCTGGCGAAGGCCAGCCCAAAGCTCAATTTCTGACCGTTGCCGAAGTGGCCAGCCTGATGCGAGTCAGCAAGATGACCGTTTACCGGCTGGTGCACAACGGTGAGCTGCCGGCGGTGCGGGTGGGCCGGTCGTTCCGCGTGCACGCGAAGGCGGTGCACGATCTGCTGGAGACGTCGTACTTCAGCGCGGGCTAG
- a CDS encoding glutaredoxin family protein, with the protein MDHRVVLLTRAGCSICERAARTLAELADELNFTWAATDVDVAAAAGEPQLRAEFGDRVPVVLLDGVEHSYWEVDEQRLRADIAGA; encoded by the coding sequence ATGGACCATCGGGTTGTGCTGCTCACCCGCGCGGGTTGCAGCATCTGCGAGCGCGCCGCGCGGACGCTGGCGGAGTTGGCCGACGAGCTGAACTTCACCTGGGCGGCAACCGATGTCGACGTGGCCGCCGCGGCCGGAGAACCGCAGCTGCGGGCCGAGTTCGGCGACCGGGTGCCGGTGGTGCTGCTCGACGGCGTCGAGCACAGCTACTGGGAGGTCGACGAGCAGCGCCTGCGCGCCGATATCGCGGGGGCCTGA
- a CDS encoding sugar phosphate isomerase/epimerase family protein → MRPAIKVGLSTASVYPLRTEAAFDYAARLGYDGVELMVWAEPVSQDIDAIEALSQRYGIPVLSVHAPCLLISQRVWGANPIPKLERSVRAAEQLGAQTVVVHPPFRWQRRYAEGFAAQVAELERGSDVLVAVENMFPFRADRFWGTGAPSVERMRKRGGRPGPAISAFAPSYDPLDGGHAHFTLDLSHSATAGTDAIDMARRMGAGLAHLHLCDGSGASTDEHLVPGRGTQPAAEICRMLAASDFTGHVILEVTTSQARTAAEREALLVESLTFARQHLLR, encoded by the coding sequence GTGCGTCCCGCCATCAAGGTCGGCCTGTCCACCGCCTCGGTGTACCCGCTGCGGACCGAGGCCGCCTTCGACTACGCCGCCCGCCTGGGTTACGACGGGGTCGAGCTGATGGTGTGGGCCGAACCGGTCAGCCAGGACATCGACGCCATCGAGGCCCTGTCGCAGCGCTACGGCATCCCGGTGCTGTCCGTGCACGCGCCGTGCCTGTTGATCTCGCAGCGGGTGTGGGGCGCCAACCCGATCCCCAAACTGGAGCGCAGTGTGCGCGCCGCCGAGCAGCTGGGAGCCCAGACGGTGGTGGTGCACCCGCCGTTCCGCTGGCAACGGCGATACGCCGAGGGTTTCGCCGCGCAGGTCGCCGAGCTGGAGCGCGGGAGCGACGTGCTGGTGGCGGTGGAGAACATGTTCCCGTTCCGCGCCGACCGGTTCTGGGGTACCGGGGCGCCGTCGGTCGAGCGGATGCGCAAGCGCGGCGGCCGGCCCGGCCCGGCGATCTCCGCCTTCGCGCCGTCCTACGACCCGCTCGACGGCGGCCATGCCCACTTCACGCTCGACCTGTCGCACAGCGCCACCGCGGGCACCGATGCGATCGACATGGCGCGGCGGATGGGTGCGGGGCTGGCGCATCTGCACCTGTGCGACGGCAGCGGCGCGTCGACCGACGAGCACCTGGTGCCCGGCCGCGGCACCCAGCCCGCCGCGGAGATCTGCCGGATGCTGGCCGCCTCCGATTTCACCGGTCACGTGATCCTGGAGGTCACCACCTCCCAGGCCCGCACCGCCGCCGAGCGCGAGGCCCTGCTCGTCGAATCGCTGACCTTCGCCAGGCAACACCTGCTGCGCTGA
- a CDS encoding bifunctional uroporphyrinogen-III C-methyltransferase/uroporphyrinogen-III synthase encodes MTGHAGTRGRKTKPGRITFVGSGPGDPGLLTSRARAVLANAALVFTDPDVPDAVLALVGSELPPPSGPQPEEATPADGAADAAAPVIPGGPDVRPALGDAAEVAKTLANEARHGVDVVRLVAGDPLSVDSVITEVNTLARTHLNFEIVPGLPDTTAVPTYAGLPLGSSHTVADVRGDVDWAALAAAPGPLILHATASHLPDAARTLIEYGLADSTPAVVTSHGTTCQQHSVETTLAGLGDKTIQQAAEIPVGTPGSLAGPLVVTIGKTVANRAKLNWWESRALYGWTVLVPRTKDQAGEMSEKLVGHGALPVEVPTIAVEPPRSPAQMERAVKGLVDGRFQWVVFTSTNAVRAVWDKFNEFGLDARAFSGVKIACVGQATADRVRAFGINPELVPVGEQSSLGLLDEFPEYDDIFDPVNRVLLPRADIATETLAEGLRERGWEIEDVTAYRTVRAAPPPAHTREMIKTGGFDAVCFTSSSTVRNLVGIAGKPHARTIVACIGPKTAETAAEFGLRVDVQPETAAVGPLVEALAEHAARLRAEGALPPPRKKSRRR; translated from the coding sequence ATGACTGGGCACGCAGGGACCCGAGGCCGCAAGACCAAGCCGGGCCGCATCACGTTTGTGGGGTCCGGTCCAGGGGACCCCGGGCTGCTGACCAGCCGGGCGCGCGCGGTGCTGGCCAACGCCGCGCTGGTGTTCACCGATCCGGACGTGCCCGACGCGGTGCTGGCGCTGGTCGGCTCCGAGCTGCCGCCGCCGTCCGGACCGCAGCCCGAGGAGGCTACCCCGGCCGACGGTGCCGCCGACGCGGCGGCCCCGGTCATCCCGGGTGGCCCCGATGTGCGGCCGGCGCTGGGCGACGCCGCCGAGGTCGCCAAGACCCTGGCCAACGAGGCTCGGCACGGTGTCGACGTGGTCCGGCTGGTGGCCGGCGACCCGCTGTCGGTCGACTCGGTGATCACCGAGGTGAACACGCTGGCCCGCACCCACCTGAATTTCGAGATCGTGCCCGGCCTGCCGGACACCACCGCGGTGCCGACCTACGCGGGGCTGCCGCTCGGGTCGTCGCACACCGTCGCCGACGTGCGCGGTGACGTGGACTGGGCGGCGCTGGCCGCCGCGCCGGGTCCGCTGATCCTGCACGCCACGGCCTCGCACCTGCCCGACGCCGCGCGCACGCTCATCGAGTACGGGCTGGCCGACAGCACGCCTGCGGTGGTCACCTCGCACGGCACCACCTGCCAGCAGCATTCGGTCGAGACCACGCTTGCGGGCTTGGGGGACAAGACAATTCAGCAGGCCGCCGAGATCCCGGTGGGTACCCCCGGCTCGCTGGCCGGGCCGCTGGTGGTCACCATCGGCAAGACCGTCGCCAACCGCGCCAAGCTGAACTGGTGGGAGAGCCGGGCGCTGTACGGCTGGACCGTGCTGGTGCCGCGCACCAAGGACCAGGCCGGTGAGATGAGCGAGAAGCTGGTCGGCCACGGTGCGTTGCCGGTCGAGGTGCCCACCATCGCCGTCGAGCCGCCCCGCAGCCCGGCCCAGATGGAAAGGGCCGTCAAGGGTTTGGTGGACGGCCGGTTCCAGTGGGTGGTCTTCACCTCCACCAACGCCGTGCGGGCGGTGTGGGACAAGTTCAACGAGTTCGGTCTGGACGCGCGGGCATTCTCGGGTGTCAAGATCGCCTGCGTCGGCCAGGCCACCGCGGACCGGGTGCGCGCGTTCGGCATCAACCCCGAGCTGGTGCCCGTCGGTGAGCAGTCCTCGCTGGGCCTGCTCGACGAATTCCCGGAGTACGACGACATCTTCGACCCGGTGAACCGGGTGCTGCTGCCGCGCGCCGACATCGCCACCGAGACGCTGGCCGAGGGTCTGCGCGAGCGCGGCTGGGAGATCGAGGACGTGACCGCCTACCGGACGGTGCGTGCCGCTCCGCCGCCGGCGCACACCCGGGAGATGATCAAGACCGGCGGGTTCGACGCGGTCTGCTTCACCTCCAGCTCCACGGTGCGCAACCTGGTGGGTATCGCCGGTAAGCCGCACGCCCGGACCATCGTGGCCTGCATCGGCCCCAAGACCGCCGAGACCGCGGCGGAATTCGGCCTGCGGGTGGACGTGCAGCCCGAGACCGCGGCCGTCGGTCCGCTGGTCGAGGCGCTGGCCGAGCACGCGGCCCGGTTGCGCGCCGAGGGGGCGCTGCCGCCGCCGCGCAAGAAGAGCCGCCGGCGCTAG
- a CDS encoding 30S ribosomal protein bS22, with product MGSVIKKRRKRMSKKKHRKLLRRTRVQRRKLGK from the coding sequence ATGGGTTCAGTCATCAAGAAGCGGCGTAAGCGCATGTCGAAGAAGAAGCACCGCAAGCTGCTTCGCCGTACACGGGTCCAGCGCAGAAAACTCGGTAAGTAG